The genomic segment AGATGACGAAGATCTTGGGGGTCTCACCGATGCCCATCAGCACGATGGTGAGCGGGATCAGCGCCAGCGGCGGGACGGTGCGGAAGAACTGGACGTACGGCTCCAGCAGCCCCCGGGCCACCGGGTACCAGCCCATGAGGAACCCGACCGGTACGGCGGCCAGGGTGCCCAGCGCGAAGCCGGTCAGCACCCGGCGCACGCTGGCGAGGGCGTCGTCGGCGAGGGTGCCGTCGGCGACCAGCTCGCCCGCCCGGGAGGCGACCTCGCCGGGTCCCGGCACGGTGTCGAACCCGAGCGGGTTGAGCAGCGCCCAGGCACCGAGTCCCACGGCCAGCGCGATCAGGTTGAGCCCGAGCGAGGAGAGGAAGGACCGTCCGCCGCGCTTTCCTGTACGGGCCGCGCGCTCGCCCGGCGGGACGGGTGCGGGGGCGCCGGGTTCTTCGGCCACGAGGTCCGCGGGGGTGCGGGTGTCCTTGACGAGGGGCTGGAAGGGGGATGTCATGCGTCGTCGTCCTCGGGGAGTGCCGGGCCCGGGTAGCGGGCGAGCAGCGGCGATTCGTGCAGGGCCAGGGCGACGCCGCCGTGCGCGCCGCCCGCTTCGCCGAGCGCGGCGGGGCGCAGCGTCACGCGGCCCCGGGCGAGCGGCAGGACGTGGGCGTCGAGCGCCTCGGCGACCGGGCCGAGCAGCGCGTCGCCGGCCTCGGCGAGTTCCCCGCCGAGCACGATGGTGCTGGGGCCGAGGGCGCCCACGACCGAGGCGAGTACGGCTCCGACGAGGGTCCCGGCCCGGCGCAGCACCTCCTCGGCGGCCTTGTCGCCGCCCTCCAGCGACGCCAGGAACGCGGTGAAGTCCCGTGCGGTGCCGCCCTGTTCGCGGTAGGCGGTGAGCACGGCGCCGATCGAGGCGACGGTCTCCAGG from the Streptomyces sp. NBC_01335 genome contains:
- a CDS encoding ABC transporter permease, with protein sequence MTSPFQPLVKDTRTPADLVAEEPGAPAPVPPGERAARTGKRGGRSFLSSLGLNLIALAVGLGAWALLNPLGFDTVPGPGEVASRAGELVADGTLADDALASVRRVLTGFALGTLAAVPVGFLMGWYPVARGLLEPYVQFFRTVPPLALIPLTIVLMGIGETPKIFVILLAAFLSSVVAAFQGVVGVDRTLIDAARVLGAKDGTIFLKVVVPASAPFILVGMRIGLGSAWGTLVAAELIAAPEGLGFRMQQAQLYYDLPTIFVGLISIGVLGLLMDRLLLVAERRLTHWQETR